One window of the Chryseobacterium camelliae genome contains the following:
- a CDS encoding YceI family protein: MATQWNLDPTHSEITFKVKHMMISNVKGSFTDFSAQIEAEDDTFKNAKTTATIKTDSVFTNNTDRDNHLKSAEFFNAEQYPTITFESQALSDEVTGNLTINGITKPVTLDVDFGGVNVDPWGNTKAGFSFEGKISRKDFGLNWNATLEAGGVLVSDDVKIAGELQFVKQA, encoded by the coding sequence ATGGCAACACAATGGAATTTAGACCCAACGCATAGTGAAATTACTTTCAAAGTAAAGCACATGATGATTTCTAATGTTAAAGGAAGCTTCACCGATTTCAGCGCACAGATTGAAGCGGAAGACGATACTTTTAAAAATGCTAAAACAACAGCAACCATCAAGACAGATTCTGTTTTCACCAATAATACCGACCGTGACAACCACCTTAAGTCTGCGGAATTCTTCAATGCTGAACAATATCCTACGATTACTTTTGAATCCCAGGCTTTGAGCGATGAGGTTACCGGAAACCTTACCATCAACGGGATTACAAAACCGGTGACCTTAGATGTAGATTTCGGAGGAGTGAATGTTGACCCATGGGGAAATACCAAGGCAGGATTTTCTTTTGAAGGTAAAATCAGCAGAAAAGATTTCGGTCTGAACTGGAATGCCACCCTGGAAGCAGGAGGTGTTTTGGTAAGTGATGATGTGAAAATCGCAGGTGAACTGCAGTTTGTAAAACAGGCATAA
- a CDS encoding S9 family peptidase, with product MKLYTFSLLMLALGGPAMAQTQKFTMAEAVNGLRTNLAVKNISQFSWSEDGKSYIQTVKGGYLVTDLKTNRRDTLVSLTQLNKNLTDKLKAVPPIRFTGTTKGYFSSGDQMMWVEKSGNDWKVKKMVAMDKEASNQKMFGDQQTIAFTVKNNLFVHKNGKTIAVTHDTDENILNGAANVHRNEFGIDTGIFPAPNSEQVAFYRMDQTMVADYPIIDWSVTPAVNHNIKYPMAGQTSHQVTLGVFNIKTQSTVFLKTEGEKDQYLTAVTWSPDSKYIFVGVLNRGQNHLKMNQYDAATGNFVKTLFEETSDKYVEPQHPLTFFPNSNTDFIWQSQRTGYNHLFHYSLEKGLVAQITKGDWLVTDILGFNEKKKEIYFASTKETPLEKHLYKINWTNFKMQRLDNAPGVHTGILSSDGNYLYDTYSNATTPRTVNIINTGTLKTDNILTAENPLKNYQRPEIKNVELKADDGTPLYGKIILPTHFDPNKKYPVIVYLYNGPHLQLVTNTFPASGNLWYEYMAQNGYIIFTMDGRGSSNRGLKFEQAVFRNLGTTEMNDQMKGVNYLKSLPYVDGERMGIHGWSFGGFMTTSFMLRHPEVFKVGVAGGPVIDWSMYEIMYGERYMDTPQENPQGYATANLLDKVQNLKGKLLMIHGAQDDVVVWQHSVKFIKSAVDNGVQLDYFVYPGHPHNVIGKDRVHLMQKVTDYFDLYLKK from the coding sequence ATGAAGTTATATACGTTTTCTTTACTGATGCTGGCTTTGGGCGGTCCTGCAATGGCTCAGACCCAGAAATTTACGATGGCAGAAGCCGTAAACGGTTTAAGAACCAACCTTGCCGTGAAAAATATCTCACAGTTTTCATGGTCAGAAGATGGAAAATCCTATATTCAGACGGTTAAAGGCGGCTACCTGGTCACTGACCTGAAAACAAACCGGAGAGATACCCTGGTATCCCTTACCCAGCTCAATAAAAACCTTACAGATAAATTAAAGGCTGTTCCGCCAATCAGATTTACTGGCACTACCAAGGGATATTTCAGTTCCGGGGATCAGATGATGTGGGTAGAAAAATCCGGCAATGACTGGAAGGTAAAGAAAATGGTTGCCATGGATAAAGAAGCTTCAAACCAGAAGATGTTCGGGGATCAGCAGACAATTGCTTTTACGGTAAAGAACAATTTATTTGTTCATAAAAACGGAAAAACCATTGCGGTAACCCATGATACCGACGAAAATATCCTCAACGGTGCGGCCAATGTCCACAGGAATGAATTCGGGATCGATACCGGGATTTTTCCGGCACCTAATTCTGAGCAGGTCGCATTCTACCGCATGGATCAGACCATGGTAGCCGATTACCCGATTATCGACTGGTCTGTAACGCCTGCCGTCAATCACAATATCAAATACCCGATGGCAGGACAGACCTCCCATCAGGTCACTCTTGGCGTTTTCAATATCAAAACCCAGTCAACGGTATTTCTGAAAACAGAAGGTGAAAAAGACCAGTACCTTACAGCCGTAACCTGGAGCCCGGATTCAAAGTATATCTTTGTAGGCGTGCTGAACAGAGGACAGAACCACCTCAAAATGAATCAGTACGATGCGGCAACAGGAAACTTTGTAAAAACACTGTTTGAGGAAACCAGTGATAAATATGTGGAACCTCAGCATCCGCTTACTTTCTTCCCGAACTCCAATACAGACTTTATCTGGCAGAGCCAGAGGACAGGATACAATCATCTGTTCCACTACAGCCTGGAAAAAGGCCTGGTTGCCCAGATTACAAAAGGTGACTGGCTGGTAACCGATATTCTGGGTTTCAATGAGAAGAAAAAAGAAATTTATTTCGCTTCCACTAAAGAAACGCCGCTGGAAAAGCACCTGTATAAAATCAACTGGACAAATTTCAAGATGCAGCGTCTTGACAATGCCCCGGGTGTGCACACAGGAATTTTGAGCAGTGACGGCAATTACCTGTACGATACCTACAGCAACGCTACTACGCCAAGAACAGTCAATATCATCAATACCGGAACACTGAAAACCGATAATATCCTGACCGCTGAAAATCCGTTGAAAAACTACCAGCGCCCGGAAATTAAAAATGTAGAATTAAAAGCTGATGACGGGACGCCTCTATATGGTAAGATCATCCTTCCGACCCATTTCGACCCGAATAAAAAATACCCGGTAATCGTATACCTGTATAATGGTCCGCACCTGCAACTGGTGACCAATACCTTCCCGGCTTCCGGAAACCTTTGGTATGAATACATGGCACAGAATGGATACATTATTTTTACCATGGACGGAAGAGGTTCTTCTAACCGCGGACTGAAATTTGAGCAGGCCGTTTTCAGGAATCTGGGAACCACTGAAATGAACGACCAGATGAAAGGAGTCAACTACCTGAAATCGCTTCCTTATGTGGATGGAGAACGGATGGGGATTCACGGCTGGAGTTTCGGAGGGTTTATGACGACCAGCTTCATGCTCCGCCATCCTGAAGTCTTTAAAGTAGGGGTTGCCGGTGGACCAGTGATCGACTGGAGCATGTATGAAATCATGTACGGAGAGAGGTATATGGACACGCCACAGGAAAACCCGCAGGGATATGCAACAGCCAACCTGCTGGATAAGGTGCAGAACCTGAAAGGAAAGTTATTGATGATCCACGGTGCGCAGGATGATGTAGTGGTTTGGCAGCATTCCGTCAAATTCATCAAATCGGCAGTGGATAATGGTGTTCAGCTGGACTATTTTGTATATCCGGGACATCCGCATAATGTCATTGGTAAAGACCGCGTACATCTGATGCAGAAAGTAACGGATTATTTTGATCTGTATCTTAAAAAATAA
- a CDS encoding LLM class flavin-dependent oxidoreductase, whose protein sequence is MELGIGMFGDLAWDQSTGKYRDPGVKIREILEQVKYMDEVGIDVFAMGEHHRPDYAVSSPEIVLAAAASITKNIKLASGVTVLSSSEPVKVYEDFATLDLISDGRAEIYVGRGSFIESFPLYGYSLNDYEELFEEKLGLLLKINSEENVTWSGRLRAPMKSQTVYPRAKNGGKLPIWRAVGGTPQSVQSAAELGMPLVVAIIGGMPVQFRNLIEFYKQEYKRAGHDVAEMQIAVHSHTFVSDDPAVIDGYFHNYKSQMDRIGSSRGWAPYTKMQYEGGRSKEGALFIGSAKEVADKITYLKDIFGITRFIGHMDVGDPSHEIMMKSIELFGKEVKPLVKDL, encoded by the coding sequence ATGGAATTAGGAATAGGAATGTTCGGGGATCTGGCATGGGACCAGTCTACCGGGAAATACCGGGATCCGGGAGTGAAGATCCGTGAAATCCTGGAACAGGTGAAATACATGGATGAGGTGGGAATTGATGTTTTTGCCATGGGAGAGCACCACCGTCCGGATTACGCCGTTTCTTCCCCGGAAATAGTTCTGGCTGCTGCGGCCAGCATCACCAAAAATATAAAGCTGGCCAGTGGTGTAACTGTTTTAAGTTCTTCCGAGCCGGTAAAAGTATATGAAGATTTCGCAACGCTGGACCTGATTTCCGATGGCCGTGCCGAAATTTATGTGGGAAGAGGAAGTTTCATCGAGTCTTTCCCGTTATATGGATATTCCCTGAATGATTATGAGGAACTCTTCGAGGAAAAGTTAGGCTTATTGCTGAAAATAAACTCTGAAGAAAATGTTACCTGGTCAGGAAGGCTCCGTGCACCGATGAAAAGCCAGACCGTCTACCCGAGAGCTAAAAATGGCGGGAAACTTCCGATCTGGAGGGCTGTAGGCGGTACGCCGCAATCTGTTCAAAGTGCTGCTGAGCTTGGAATGCCGTTAGTGGTAGCCATTATCGGAGGCATGCCTGTACAGTTCAGGAACCTGATTGAGTTTTACAAGCAGGAATACAAGAGGGCCGGGCATGATGTGGCCGAAATGCAGATTGCCGTTCATTCGCATACTTTCGTCAGCGATGATCCGGCAGTGATTGATGGCTATTTCCATAATTACAAGTCCCAGATGGACAGGATCGGCTCTTCCCGGGGCTGGGCACCGTATACGAAAATGCAGTACGAAGGCGGAAGAAGCAAAGAGGGGGCTCTGTTCATCGGCAGTGCCAAAGAAGTAGCAGATAAAATCACCTATCTGAAAGATATTTTCGGGATTACGAGATTTATCGGACATATGGATGTCGGTGATCCGTCGCATGAGATCATGATGAAATCAATCGAATTGTTCGGTAAAGAAGTGAAACCACTGGTGAAAGACCTGTAA
- a CDS encoding VF530 family DNA-binding protein has translation MEQSSKDPLHGKRLDTILEELVEYYNGFEKLGEQINIRCFTDNPSISSSLKFLRKTDWARAKVESLYLFVLREKKRNENQDRA, from the coding sequence ATGGAACAGTCATCCAAAGATCCGCTGCACGGAAAACGCCTGGATACCATTCTTGAAGAACTTGTGGAATACTACAACGGGTTTGAAAAGCTGGGCGAACAGATTAATATCAGATGTTTTACCGATAACCCAAGCATCAGCTCATCCCTGAAATTTTTGAGGAAAACCGATTGGGCACGGGCAAAAGTAGAAAGCCTGTACCTCTTTGTACTGCGTGAAAAAAAGCGCAATGAAAACCAGGACAGGGCATAA
- a CDS encoding FKBP-type peptidyl-prolyl cis-trans isomerase: MTIENNHVVAVRYILHTIEEDGSKTLVEETTAENPLTFLYGVGMMIPKFEQNILGLQAGDTAAFTIQPEEAYGERQADAIAQLPLDMFQESGIPPVGAILPLSDNQGNNFQAFVVEVTPEAVVADLNHPMAGKVLDFQVEILNTRPATEEELSHGHAHGIDGNEAH, from the coding sequence ATGACAATCGAAAACAATCACGTTGTAGCGGTACGTTACATCCTTCACACCATCGAGGAAGATGGAAGCAAAACCCTTGTAGAAGAGACCACAGCAGAAAATCCGCTTACATTTTTATATGGTGTAGGAATGATGATCCCTAAATTTGAACAAAATATCCTTGGACTTCAGGCGGGTGATACCGCTGCCTTTACCATTCAGCCGGAAGAAGCGTACGGTGAAAGACAGGCTGATGCTATTGCTCAGCTTCCATTGGATATGTTCCAGGAATCAGGGATTCCTCCTGTAGGAGCTATCCTGCCATTGTCTGACAACCAGGGGAATAATTTCCAGGCTTTTGTGGTAGAAGTTACGCCGGAAGCTGTTGTTGCAGACCTTAACCATCCTATGGCCGGAAAAGTACTTGATTTCCAGGTGGAAATTTTAAATACACGTCCTGCTACAGAAGAGGAGTTGTCTCATGGCCATGCGCACGGAATCGACGGAAACGAAGCTCACTAA
- a CDS encoding YchJ family protein, producing MNCPCCSGKSYEDCCKPYHTGEKDAPTAEALMRSRFSAFAIPNADYLWETTLPSKRKYHNKKDLQDWGDRNTWTKLEIVDKPAADTVEFKAFYTDENGHPEIHHELSTFRMVQNRWFYVSGIFIQ from the coding sequence ATGAACTGTCCCTGCTGTTCCGGAAAATCATATGAAGATTGCTGCAAGCCGTACCATACCGGAGAAAAGGATGCTCCGACTGCCGAAGCGCTGATGCGTTCAAGGTTTTCCGCTTTTGCCATCCCGAATGCAGACTACCTCTGGGAAACCACGCTTCCAAGCAAAAGAAAATACCATAACAAAAAAGATTTACAGGATTGGGGAGACCGCAATACCTGGACAAAACTGGAAATTGTGGACAAGCCTGCTGCCGATACAGTGGAATTCAAAGCTTTTTATACGGATGAAAACGGTCATCCGGAAATCCATCATGAATTATCAACCTTCAGAATGGTTCAGAACCGTTGGTTTTATGTGAGCGGTATATTTATTCAATAA
- a CDS encoding superinfection immunity protein, with the protein MNTLTILSLSWQHVLILLLFIPIYFIPTFIALNRKKSNAGVIFALNLFLGWALIGWIGALIWALSKDKTDQQRTIENNNSNIDQLTQLKKLHDQGVITDQEFETQKNKLLQ; encoded by the coding sequence ATGAACACTCTAACCATCTTAAGCCTCTCATGGCAACATGTACTCATTCTTTTACTGTTCATCCCTATTTACTTTATCCCTACATTTATTGCCCTTAATAGAAAAAAATCAAATGCAGGTGTCATTTTTGCTTTAAATCTATTCTTAGGCTGGGCATTAATCGGCTGGATAGGAGCGTTAATATGGGCCTTATCGAAAGACAAAACAGACCAGCAGCGAACCATTGAAAATAACAATTCCAATATTGATCAGCTGACTCAATTAAAAAAGCTTCATGATCAGGGAGTCATTACAGACCAGGAATTTGAAACCCAGAAGAACAAGCTGCTTCAATAG
- a CDS encoding M3 family metallopeptidase, whose product MKNISSVLLISALAFNYSCTTMKTTETQHEVPVPASLASNPFMKKSTLQYEAPEFDKIKDEHFKPAFDFGLKQHDAEIIKIADNPAAPTFENTIVALERSGEVLKRAMIVFSNLTSANTNPTLQALDEEYAPVFAAHSDKMYLNENLYKRIQAITDTGLDAESKRLLRFYKQNFEIAGANLSSADKEKLKQINQELASLSTQYSNKLLEARKQGGVFFSDAKELDGLSADEIAAAAADAKNAGKEGQYLLALQNTTQQPLLQNLKNRATREKLFKASWTRAEKGDANDTRETIEKLAALRLKKAQVLGKKSFAEWKLQDQMAKTPEAATKLMNQIATPAVETARREAKDIQDLIDQQKGGFKVEPWDWNFYAEQVRKAKFDLDENQIKPYFEITTVLEKGVFFAAEKFYGLTFKKRTDLPVYHPDVVTYEVFDHDGKSIAIYYLDFYTRDSKNGGAWMSNFVEQSYLLGTKPVIVNCYNYQKPAPGKPSLISFDDVSTIFHEFGHSIHGMFASQKYSSLSGTNVPRDFVEFPSQINEHWALDPVVLKNYAIHYETKQPIPQALVDKIKKAATFNQGYMTTELVSAAEMDMDWHTVTNDSQLIPVLDFEKQSLAKHGFTLATVPPRYHTPYFAHIWGGGYSAGYYAYLWSETLDNDAWEWIMSHGGLTRENGDRFRKYILSVGNSVDLNQAFRDFTGHDPDIKPLLRNRGFIK is encoded by the coding sequence ATGAAGAATATTTCATCGGTATTATTAATTTCCGCTCTGGCATTTAATTATTCCTGTACAACAATGAAGACAACTGAAACCCAACATGAAGTTCCTGTACCGGCTTCCCTTGCATCCAATCCTTTTATGAAGAAAAGTACGCTGCAGTATGAAGCCCCGGAATTTGATAAAATCAAAGATGAACATTTTAAGCCGGCCTTCGATTTCGGGCTTAAGCAGCATGATGCTGAGATTATAAAGATCGCTGATAACCCGGCTGCGCCTACTTTTGAGAATACGATTGTAGCGCTTGAAAGAAGTGGTGAAGTACTGAAACGTGCGATGATTGTTTTTTCCAATCTCACGAGTGCGAACACCAACCCTACCCTTCAGGCGCTGGATGAGGAATATGCACCGGTTTTTGCTGCCCATTCGGATAAAATGTACCTTAATGAAAACCTGTATAAAAGGATACAGGCTATCACGGATACAGGCCTTGATGCCGAAAGCAAGAGGCTGCTTCGGTTTTACAAACAGAATTTTGAAATTGCAGGAGCCAACCTTTCTTCTGCGGATAAAGAAAAACTGAAACAGATCAACCAGGAGCTCGCCTCATTATCTACCCAGTATTCCAACAAATTGCTGGAAGCCAGAAAACAGGGCGGTGTATTTTTCAGCGATGCGAAGGAACTGGACGGACTTTCAGCAGACGAAATTGCCGCTGCCGCCGCAGATGCTAAAAATGCCGGCAAGGAAGGACAATACCTGCTGGCTTTGCAGAATACCACTCAGCAGCCTCTTTTACAGAACCTGAAAAACAGGGCTACCAGGGAAAAATTGTTTAAAGCTTCCTGGACCAGGGCTGAAAAAGGAGATGCCAATGATACCCGGGAAACCATTGAAAAGCTGGCTGCACTGAGGCTGAAAAAAGCTCAGGTGCTGGGCAAGAAAAGCTTTGCAGAATGGAAGCTCCAGGACCAGATGGCAAAAACCCCGGAAGCAGCTACAAAACTGATGAACCAGATAGCCACGCCTGCAGTGGAAACGGCAAGACGTGAAGCCAAAGACATCCAGGACCTTATCGATCAGCAGAAAGGAGGCTTCAAAGTAGAACCCTGGGATTGGAATTTCTATGCTGAGCAGGTGAGAAAAGCCAAATTCGACCTGGATGAAAATCAGATCAAACCTTACTTTGAGATCACGACCGTTCTGGAAAAAGGCGTTTTCTTCGCGGCAGAAAAATTTTATGGGCTTACCTTTAAGAAAAGGACAGACCTTCCGGTATACCATCCTGATGTAGTGACCTATGAAGTTTTCGATCACGACGGAAAATCCATTGCCATTTATTACCTGGATTTCTATACCCGGGATTCCAAAAACGGAGGTGCATGGATGAGCAATTTTGTGGAACAGTCTTACCTGCTTGGAACCAAGCCTGTCATTGTCAACTGCTACAACTATCAGAAACCGGCTCCGGGAAAACCTTCACTGATCAGCTTTGATGATGTATCAACAATTTTCCATGAATTCGGACATTCGATCCACGGCATGTTTGCCAGCCAGAAATATTCTTCACTTTCAGGAACCAATGTGCCGAGGGACTTTGTGGAATTCCCTTCCCAGATCAACGAACACTGGGCACTGGACCCTGTAGTATTAAAGAATTACGCCATTCACTACGAAACCAAGCAGCCGATTCCGCAGGCTTTGGTGGATAAGATCAAAAAAGCGGCGACATTCAACCAGGGATATATGACAACAGAACTGGTTTCGGCAGCAGAAATGGATATGGATTGGCATACCGTAACCAACGACAGCCAGCTGATCCCTGTACTGGATTTTGAAAAGCAGTCACTGGCAAAACACGGATTTACACTTGCCACTGTACCGCCGAGATACCATACGCCTTATTTCGCCCACATATGGGGTGGCGGGTATTCCGCAGGATATTATGCTTATCTATGGTCTGAAACCCTGGATAACGACGCGTGGGAATGGATTATGAGCCATGGCGGGCTGACCAGGGAAAACGGCGACCGCTTCAGGAAATACATCCTGTCAGTAGGAAATTCCGTAGACCTCAACCAGGCCTTCAGGGATTTTACAGGACACGATCCGGATATCAAACCTTTATTGAGAAACAGAGGATTTATCAAATAA
- a CDS encoding SPW repeat protein — MIPSKVHAVLDYLMGMILIAAPWLLGFADNTAATILPVILGASTLVYSLFTDYEYSMVRMIPFKAHLTLDFASGVLLLVSPWLFGFSDRMYLPHVILGAIEIGAVLMTKPKPVTEAEKV; from the coding sequence ATGATTCCATCAAAAGTCCACGCCGTATTAGATTACCTGATGGGTATGATCCTGATTGCCGCCCCCTGGCTGTTAGGGTTTGCCGATAATACCGCAGCCACTATCCTGCCTGTAATTTTGGGAGCATCAACATTGGTATACAGCCTGTTTACAGATTATGAGTACTCCATGGTCCGGATGATCCCGTTCAAAGCGCACCTGACCCTCGACTTTGCCTCCGGAGTACTGCTTTTGGTTTCTCCATGGTTATTCGGATTCAGTGACAGAATGTACCTGCCGCATGTTATCCTGGGAGCAATAGAGATCGGAGCTGTGTTGATGACAAAGCCCAAACCCGTTACCGAGGCAGAAAAAGTATAG